From Pseudomonas putida, one genomic window encodes:
- a CDS encoding amino acid ABC transporter permease, with protein sequence MIKHKKAQWPWHALTALVLGGLAISLYLATSMISYEWRWNRVPQYFAYQAEDVQRASDYGTVQDIVVSGDSARVTLKDERGGEQVLEVAKDSLQLSRGDDVAEGDQVGVTRHWAAGPLAWGLWTTLWISVVSGALGLVIGLFAGLCRLSNNPTLRDLSTVYVELVRGTPLLVQIFIFYFFIGTVLNLSREFAGVAALALFTGAYVAEIVRAGVQSIAKGQNEAARSLGLNASQSMRHVILPQAFKRVLPPLAGQFISLVKDTSLVSVIAITELTKSGREAITTSFSTFEIWFCVAGLYLLINLPLSHLASRLERRLAQSD encoded by the coding sequence GTGATCAAACACAAGAAAGCCCAATGGCCCTGGCATGCGCTGACTGCGCTGGTCCTTGGGGGCTTGGCGATCAGCCTGTACCTGGCCACCTCGATGATTTCCTACGAGTGGCGCTGGAACCGCGTACCCCAATACTTTGCCTACCAGGCCGAGGACGTGCAGCGTGCCAGCGATTACGGCACGGTGCAGGACATTGTCGTCTCCGGCGATAGCGCCCGCGTTACCCTCAAGGATGAGCGCGGTGGTGAGCAGGTGCTCGAGGTGGCCAAGGACAGCCTGCAACTGAGCCGCGGTGACGATGTGGCCGAAGGTGATCAGGTCGGCGTCACCCGTCACTGGGCTGCAGGCCCACTGGCCTGGGGCCTGTGGACCACCTTGTGGATCTCGGTGGTGTCCGGTGCGCTCGGCCTGGTGATCGGCCTGTTCGCCGGGTTGTGCCGGTTGTCGAACAACCCGACCCTGCGTGACCTGTCGACCGTGTATGTCGAACTGGTGCGCGGCACGCCGCTGCTGGTGCAGATTTTCATCTTCTACTTCTTCATCGGTACCGTGCTCAACCTGTCCCGGGAGTTCGCCGGGGTGGCGGCGCTGGCGCTGTTCACCGGTGCTTACGTGGCCGAGATCGTGCGTGCCGGCGTGCAGTCGATCGCCAAAGGGCAGAACGAGGCCGCCCGCTCGCTGGGCCTGAACGCCAGCCAGTCGATGCGCCATGTGATCCTGCCGCAGGCCTTCAAGCGCGTGCTGCCTCCCCTGGCCGGGCAGTTCATCAGCCTGGTCAAGGACACCTCGCTGGTCTCGGTGATCGCTATCACCGAACTGACCAAGAGCGGCCGTGAGGCCATCACCACTTCGTTCTCGACATTCGAGATCTGGTTCTGCGTGGCAGGCCTGTACCTGCTGATCAACCTGCCGCTGTCGCATTTGGCCAGCCGGCTCGAGCGGAGGCTTGCGCAAAGTGATTGA